The proteins below are encoded in one region of Desulfonatronum thioautotrophicum:
- a CDS encoding VTT domain-containing protein, which produces MTNVPNKLFIQGKNCWAIASAKRAAVLRNGEAYFAAFHHALLQARKQVFILGWDIHSKEELLRGEAAVEAKARNLPTRLGPLLDHVVRSKPDLDIRILIWNFSMLLSLEREPNLFFNLGWAPHPRIHLHMDDEHPVGASHHQKIVVVDGELAFCGGLDLTHYRWDTEDHEPDDPRRRTPAGRSYGPYHDVMMMVEGEVAAKLGELCAYRWHKATAEVVEQRIDDTTDAWPEWVQPWFRHINVGIVRTLPEYKSQQEVREVEALYLDAIRSARRSIFIENQYFTAPILCTALEQRLQETDGPEVVIILPKKISGWLGNKVMEAKRVRILDRLMQADVHNRLRLRHPWVGEQTKHGVMVHAKLMVVDDRLMRVGSANLCNRSMGLDTECDLAIEAQNPEQEAGVRRLRNELLAEHFGVTVQEVDAQFQRPESKGSLTWVIDQLSDPEQWSQRLKGLGPLEIQEEEFPELVSEAEILDPEKPLEVDRLMDAFVPARESSQDGWLRANWLWLILGACALVGLAAAWRFTGLAEIADRQRLAEFLQIVPWDVGLYPLLLIGFVVGGLSMFPVTVLIGATAILLDPLPALVTAFAGTQLSALVTYGVGWRLGRERIQRMAGSRLNRISRQLARHGVVSIAVIRNLPIAPFTIVNLVAGASHIRLRDYLVGTLLGMAPGILAVTIFTDQLLGFLQEPNPLNILFMAGALIFLVVASRWLKRRFS; this is translated from the coding sequence ATGACCAACGTACCGAACAAGCTGTTTATCCAAGGAAAAAATTGCTGGGCCATTGCTTCGGCAAAACGGGCTGCCGTGCTGCGCAATGGGGAGGCCTATTTTGCTGCATTTCATCATGCGCTGCTACAGGCTCGCAAACAGGTGTTCATCCTCGGCTGGGATATCCACAGCAAGGAGGAATTGCTGCGTGGGGAGGCCGCTGTTGAGGCCAAGGCGCGTAACCTACCAACCCGGCTTGGTCCATTGCTGGACCATGTCGTGCGCAGCAAACCGGACCTGGATATTCGGATCCTGATCTGGAACTTTTCCATGCTGCTCAGCTTGGAGCGCGAGCCCAATCTGTTTTTCAATCTTGGTTGGGCCCCTCACCCCAGAATCCACCTGCATATGGACGACGAGCACCCTGTTGGTGCGTCGCATCACCAGAAAATTGTCGTTGTTGATGGAGAGCTGGCCTTTTGCGGCGGGCTGGACCTGACCCATTACCGTTGGGATACGGAGGACCATGAACCTGACGATCCTCGGCGTAGGACGCCGGCTGGGAGGTCATATGGCCCTTATCATGATGTGATGATGATGGTGGAGGGTGAGGTTGCCGCCAAACTTGGCGAATTATGCGCGTACCGCTGGCACAAGGCCACGGCTGAAGTCGTGGAGCAGCGCATTGACGACACGACCGACGCATGGCCCGAATGGGTACAGCCCTGGTTCAGGCATATAAATGTCGGCATTGTCCGCACCCTCCCGGAATATAAATCGCAACAAGAGGTCCGGGAAGTGGAGGCGCTCTATCTGGATGCAATCCGATCCGCCCGACGATCAATCTTCATCGAAAACCAGTATTTTACCGCTCCAATTCTCTGCACGGCTTTGGAGCAACGCCTCCAGGAAACAGACGGCCCGGAGGTGGTGATCATCCTGCCGAAAAAGATCAGCGGATGGCTGGGCAACAAGGTCATGGAAGCCAAGCGCGTCAGGATTCTGGACAGGCTGATGCAAGCCGATGTGCACAACCGTCTTCGCCTACGACATCCTTGGGTGGGCGAGCAGACAAAGCATGGGGTCATGGTTCACGCCAAGCTGATGGTTGTGGACGACAGATTGATGCGCGTGGGGTCGGCCAATCTTTGTAACCGCTCAATGGGCCTGGACACGGAATGTGATCTGGCCATCGAGGCGCAAAACCCGGAACAGGAGGCCGGCGTCCGGCGGTTACGCAACGAACTGCTTGCCGAACATTTCGGCGTCACGGTCCAGGAAGTTGATGCCCAATTTCAACGCCCAGAATCCAAGGGCTCACTGACCTGGGTGATTGACCAGCTCTCTGACCCTGAACAATGGAGTCAGCGTTTAAAAGGCCTTGGCCCATTGGAAATCCAGGAGGAGGAATTCCCCGAGCTGGTCAGCGAAGCTGAAATTCTCGACCCGGAAAAGCCCCTGGAGGTTGATCGGCTGATGGATGCCTTTGTGCCGGCCAGGGAATCAAGTCAGGATGGGTGGCTCCGGGCGAACTGGCTCTGGCTGATCCTTGGAGCCTGTGCATTGGTGGGATTGGCTGCCGCCTGGCGGTTTACCGGACTCGCAGAAATCGCGGACCGGCAACGGCTGGCTGAATTCCTGCAAATTGTTCCCTGGGATGTCGGGCTATACCCCTTGCTGCTCATTGGATTTGTCGTGGGCGGTCTCTCCATGTTTCCGGTGACCGTACTCATCGGTGCCACGGCCATATTGCTGGACCCGTTGCCGGCCTTGGTAACCGCATTTGCCGGTACCCAACTCAGTGCTCTGGTCACCTATGGCGTTGGCTGGCGACTCGGACGCGAGCGGATCCAGCGCATGGCCGGAAGTCGCTTGAATCGAATCAGCCGACAGTTGGCCCGGCATGGAGTCGTCAGCATCGCCGTGATCCGGAATTTACCCATTGCCCCGTTTACAATCGTCAATTTGGTGGCCGGGGCGTCACATATCCGTCTCAGGGACTACCTTGTCGGTACCTTGTTGGGCATGGCTCCCGGAATCCTGGCTGTGACCATTTTCACGGATCAACTCCTGGGCTTTTTGCAGGAACCAAATCCTCTGAACATCCTGTTCATGGCCGGGGCGCTGATCTTCCTGGTCGTGGCCAGCAGGTGGCTCAAGCGCCGCTTTTCCTGA
- a CDS encoding endonuclease/exonuclease/phosphatase family protein, whose product MPAQLTVATYNVHQWVGMDKFYDPGRGLSVLQEMHADIIGLQEVNFPKRIRHRITESQLARELGMELILGKTLVREQAAYGNVLLTALPVKEIRRHDISVSSREPRGVLDVDLSVVLGGRMETIRVLNTHFGLSCSERHHQHRHLFEILEKGSSSALTILMGDFNEWIPLRFPFRRIMRLFKKISAPRSFPTFWPVLALDRILVAPHQHLIEMHVHKSRLARVASDHYPVVASMRLN is encoded by the coding sequence ATGCCTGCGCAGCTGACCGTCGCGACCTACAATGTCCATCAGTGGGTGGGCATGGATAAATTCTATGATCCGGGACGCGGACTTTCCGTGCTGCAAGAAATGCACGCGGACATTATCGGCCTTCAGGAAGTCAACTTTCCCAAGCGCATCCGGCACCGCATCACGGAAAGCCAGTTGGCTCGGGAATTGGGTATGGAGTTGATTCTCGGAAAAACCCTGGTGCGGGAGCAAGCGGCTTACGGCAATGTCCTGCTCACCGCATTACCTGTTAAGGAAATCCGTCGGCACGATATCAGCGTTTCAAGCAGGGAACCGCGTGGTGTTTTGGACGTGGATCTGAGCGTAGTGCTGGGTGGCAGGATGGAGACAATCCGGGTTCTGAACACGCACTTTGGCTTGAGCTGTTCCGAACGTCACCACCAACATCGACATCTTTTTGAAATACTGGAAAAGGGATCTTCCTCCGCACTAACCATCCTCATGGGTGATTTCAACGAGTGGATCCCCCTGCGTTTCCCATTCAGAAGGATCATGCGTTTGTTCAAGAAGATCTCGGCTCCGCGGAGTTTTCCAACATTCTGGCCAGTGCTGGCGTTGGACCGCATCCTAGTTGCCCCCCATCAGCACCTGATCGAAATGCATGTCCACAAAAGCCGACTGGCCCGAGTCGCCTCGGACCACTATCCTGTTGTCGCCAGTATGCGACTGAACTGA
- a CDS encoding DUF1328 domain-containing protein has product MLSWALIFLIVAIVAGVLGFSGIAGTASWIAQVLFVIFIVLLILHVFFGGARPPAQVGELTQSLLLLT; this is encoded by the coding sequence ATGCTTAGTTGGGCTCTTATTTTTCTGATTGTGGCCATCGTTGCCGGTGTTCTTGGATTCTCCGGCATTGCGGGCACGGCATCCTGGATAGCCCAGGTACTGTTTGTCATTTTCATCGTTTTGTTGATTCTTCATGTGTTCTTTGGAGGGGCGCGGCCGCCGGCCCAGGTTGGTGAGCTGACCCAATCCCTGCTTTTATTGACGTGA
- a CDS encoding PLDc N-terminal domain-containing protein, translating into MGIEVGGILGLIVLIACVWAIIQTVQSNATNGSKVLWVVLILLLPVIGLLFWFFAGPRAAGHRLR; encoded by the coding sequence ATGGGAATTGAAGTAGGTGGAATTCTCGGGCTAATCGTTCTGATCGCTTGTGTCTGGGCCATTATCCAGACGGTCCAGAGCAATGCGACCAATGGATCGAAAGTTTTATGGGTGGTGCTGATCCTTCTGCTTCCGGTGATCGGTCTGCTTTTTTGGTTCTTTGCCGGGCCACGGGCAGCCGGACACAGATTGCGCTAA
- a CDS encoding PA2779 family protein, whose protein sequence is MSWQKRILQARLCWVVLTVFCFFSLIPPNAEAFLVQSRLSSGELISERSDQIATIQSTLEQKVVAQRLSDYGLSKTEVMAKLDTMSDEQVQQLADLSGDLGGGAIGTAIGVLLVILLVVVILRVSDRRIVVQ, encoded by the coding sequence ATGTCGTGGCAAAAACGGATTCTTCAGGCCCGATTATGCTGGGTTGTTCTTACCGTCTTTTGTTTTTTCTCCCTGATACCCCCCAATGCCGAAGCCTTTCTGGTTCAGAGCCGGCTTTCATCCGGTGAGCTGATTTCCGAGCGTTCTGATCAGATCGCGACCATTCAAAGCACCTTGGAACAGAAAGTTGTTGCCCAGCGACTCTCGGACTACGGCCTGAGCAAGACCGAGGTCATGGCCAAGCTGGACACCATGAGTGACGAGCAAGTGCAGCAACTGGCGGATCTTTCCGGCGACCTCGGCGGTGGAGCGATTGGAACGGCTATCGGCGTTCTTCTGGTTATCCTCTTGGTGGTTGTCATCCTTCGCGTGAGTGATCGGCGCATTGTTGTGCAATAG
- a CDS encoding C39 family peptidase has protein sequence MRAIALYILILLVLGCGVQPRVSPALGSAHEESSAQTILDVPFVPQNQENDCGPAALASLLAYKGRDLPLETVTLEVFTPSLGRTLLPDMENYARSLGLHPVTGNGDLDLLKERVTAGSPVILLLDMGRMLTSRGHYVVIVGNDPEGFLIHSGREAYRFMATDTLKQRWNRMNNLYLYLE, from the coding sequence TTGCGGGCAATAGCCCTGTATATCCTGATTCTTCTGGTTTTGGGGTGCGGCGTCCAGCCACGGGTTTCTCCTGCCTTGGGCTCTGCCCATGAAGAGTCATCCGCACAGACAATCCTGGATGTCCCCTTTGTTCCCCAAAACCAGGAGAACGATTGCGGCCCGGCAGCCTTGGCATCCTTATTGGCTTATAAAGGGCGGGACCTGCCCTTGGAGACGGTTACCTTGGAAGTCTTTACTCCGAGCTTGGGCAGGACGCTTTTGCCGGATATGGAAAACTACGCTCGGAGTCTCGGTCTGCACCCGGTTACAGGCAACGGGGATCTCGATTTGCTCAAAGAGCGGGTCACCGCCGGATCGCCGGTTATTTTGCTCCTGGACATGGGAAGGATGCTGACCAGCCGGGGACACTACGTCGTCATCGTCGGCAATGATCCGGAGGGATTTCTGATCCATTCCGGCCGAGAGGCCTATCGTTTCATGGCTACGGATACGCTGAAGCAGCGCTGGAACCGGATGAACAATCTCTATTTGTACCTGGAGTGA
- a CDS encoding tetratricopeptide repeat protein, whose translation MRGVGILLCVLFLGGAGISACSLPRIILLSDPLTAEEHNDLGVSYEAAGEWDRALAAYTQAATKNRGWDQPLINQGNVHAAMGNWGEAAASYRRALRRNPENLEAMNNLAYVLLQLRDPRQAMKWSQRARTGAPENVAFISTQARILAELGRDGDARDLLAKTLLRLSPDDPHRQAVQKLSKEISGEL comes from the coding sequence GTGCGTGGCGTCGGCATTCTGCTTTGCGTTCTGTTTCTGGGGGGGGCGGGAATTTCAGCCTGCTCGCTCCCACGGATCATTCTGCTCTCGGATCCGCTTACCGCAGAGGAGCACAATGACCTCGGTGTGTCCTACGAGGCAGCAGGAGAATGGGACAGAGCCCTTGCGGCCTATACCCAGGCTGCCACAAAAAATCGCGGCTGGGATCAACCCCTGATCAACCAGGGCAACGTGCATGCGGCCATGGGTAACTGGGGTGAGGCAGCGGCCAGTTATCGCCGCGCCTTGCGCCGCAACCCAGAGAACCTGGAGGCCATGAACAATCTGGCCTATGTCCTTCTGCAACTGCGTGATCCTCGCCAAGCCATGAAGTGGTCGCAACGGGCCCGTACCGGAGCACCTGAAAATGTTGCCTTCATCAGCACCCAGGCCCGAATCCTCGCGGAATTGGGCAGAGACGGAGATGCAAGGGATCTCCTTGCAAAAACCCTTCTTCGACTTTCTCCGGATGATCCGCACCGGCAAGCGGTTCAAAAGCTGAGCAAAGAAATCTCTGGTGAGCTGTGA
- a CDS encoding superoxide dismutase, with protein sequence MAARQTSPFALVPLPYAINALEPVITARTIGYHHGAHHQTYVEKLNALIPGTDYAGMRLEMIIALAEGRNSDVAIFNNAAQIWNHNFYWKSMRPGGGGEPPSRLKQDIQASFGSISECRKQLSDAALSQFGSGWAWLVLEAGQLKVVNTSNANVPTNVGLTPLLTIDVWEHAYYLDYQNQRKAYVEAVLDKLVNWEFALENMG encoded by the coding sequence ATGGCAGCACGTCAAACATCACCATTCGCTCTGGTACCGCTTCCCTATGCGATAAATGCCTTGGAGCCGGTTATAACCGCTCGGACAATCGGATATCATCATGGAGCGCATCACCAGACCTATGTGGAAAAACTCAATGCGCTCATCCCTGGAACAGACTATGCCGGAATGCGACTGGAGATGATCATTGCCCTTGCCGAGGGCAGGAATAGCGACGTCGCGATATTCAACAACGCCGCGCAGATCTGGAACCATAATTTTTACTGGAAAAGCATGCGCCCTGGTGGCGGAGGGGAGCCACCATCAAGGTTGAAACAAGATATCCAGGCATCATTCGGCAGTATAAGCGAATGCAGAAAACAACTTTCCGACGCAGCCCTCTCCCAGTTCGGGAGTGGCTGGGCCTGGTTGGTCCTGGAGGCCGGTCAGCTCAAGGTGGTCAATACGTCCAACGCGAATGTCCCGACAAACGTTGGGTTAACCCCGCTGTTGACCATCGATGTCTGGGAGCACGCCTATTATCTGGACTATCAGAATCAGCGAAAAGCCTATGTTGAGGCCGTTCTGGACAAGTTGGTGAACTGGGAGTTCGCCCTGGAAAATATGGGTTGA
- a CDS encoding MFS transporter — protein MPPSPSPFDLPNVRRFLLFRVLFNARFYYPVFTILFLDYGLTLAQFTILNAVWAVTIVLAEVPSGALADIFGRRNLVRLAAGLMVLEMSIIALVPLGHGSLIFAAFLFNRICSGLAEAAASGADEALAYDTLKDNDMEEQWPKVLERLGRWMAVGFFLAMMIGAFVYDPKWMSAVLNGLGMDVALTQQDVLRLPIFLTLASSLGVLVCAWGMRESASFQATPFSTAQLRQSFTSVFQAGRWILTNRFVLFVILAGMILDSVARQFITLGAEYFRFIGIPVGFFGPIWAVMGLLGWLYAWWARLALERLSPLGNLTLFSVVLMTALFGVSAMTSAYGLVFVFPLEAIMFFVGFFQSHYINREVDSAQRATVLSFRGLALNIGFGLTSVYHSLVILGIRAGLPSEQAGDSGLVLAASLPWLPGLLLLLLVILIWSGRHALGNNPVLRQAG, from the coding sequence ATGCCCCCCAGTCCTTCCCCATTTGACCTGCCCAATGTCCGCCGCTTCCTGTTGTTCCGGGTGCTGTTCAACGCCCGGTTCTACTACCCGGTCTTTACGATTCTCTTTCTGGATTATGGGCTGACACTGGCCCAGTTCACCATCCTGAATGCGGTCTGGGCCGTGACCATCGTCCTGGCCGAGGTCCCTTCCGGAGCGCTGGCAGACATCTTCGGGCGGCGCAACCTGGTGCGTCTGGCCGCCGGGTTGATGGTTCTGGAGATGAGCATCATCGCTCTCGTGCCGCTGGGCCACGGCTCGCTGATTTTTGCGGCATTTTTGTTCAACAGAATCTGTAGCGGTCTGGCTGAAGCAGCGGCCAGCGGAGCTGATGAAGCCCTGGCCTATGATACCCTCAAGGACAACGACATGGAGGAGCAATGGCCCAAGGTGCTGGAGCGGTTGGGCCGCTGGATGGCCGTGGGCTTTTTTCTGGCCATGATGATCGGCGCTTTTGTCTACGACCCGAAATGGATGAGCGCGGTCTTGAACGGTCTGGGCATGGACGTGGCCCTGACGCAACAGGATGTATTGCGACTGCCCATTTTTCTCACCTTGGCGAGCAGCCTGGGAGTGTTGGTTTGTGCCTGGGGGATGCGCGAATCCGCATCATTTCAAGCCACCCCATTTTCCACCGCGCAGTTGCGGCAATCCTTTACCAGTGTCTTCCAGGCCGGACGATGGATTCTGACCAACCGCTTCGTGCTCTTTGTCATTCTGGCCGGCATGATTTTGGACAGCGTCGCCCGCCAGTTCATCACCCTTGGGGCTGAATATTTCCGGTTTATCGGTATTCCCGTCGGTTTTTTCGGCCCGATCTGGGCAGTGATGGGACTCCTGGGCTGGCTGTATGCCTGGTGGGCCCGCTTGGCTTTAGAGCGGCTTTCGCCCCTGGGCAACCTGACGCTGTTCAGCGTCGTGCTGATGACGGCCCTGTTCGGTGTAAGTGCCATGACATCCGCGTACGGATTGGTCTTTGTCTTTCCCCTGGAGGCGATCATGTTCTTCGTCGGCTTTTTTCAAAGCCACTACATCAACCGTGAAGTGGATTCCGCCCAGAGGGCCACCGTACTCAGCTTTCGTGGGCTGGCCCTGAATATCGGCTTTGGATTAACCAGCGTATACCACTCCCTGGTCATTTTGGGGATCAGAGCCGGCCTCCCCAGCGAGCAGGCTGGCGATTCAGGGCTGGTCCTGGCCGCCTCTTTACCATGGCTACCGGGACTCTTGCTTCTGCTGCTCGTTATACTGATCTGGTCGGGTCGACACGCACTGGGCAACAACCCGGTCCTGCGACAAGCAGGATGA
- a CDS encoding SpoIIE family protein phosphatase, with protein MPPGPSPSRKQRLSFRLALFILTSTTLVFLTAFGYNYQYSKRLVLKNVQENAANLTRSLVHQLDTTLSGVERIPRYLALRLERDQFSETELLAMLRDVIDAHQDIYGTTIAFEPYGMNPDERYHAPYVYRDKTGKLVFTSLGGESYHYFRWEWYSKPRQLGRPAWSEPYFDEGGGNVVMSTFSAPFYRQTAQGSQFHGVVTADIFLEDLVKIISAVSLYETGYAFLISRTGQFVAHPDQHRIMRESVFSVAEEMNLPELSQIGRKMIQGREGFAEFTSVHTGQVSLLTFAPVPSSGWSVGVIIPKNELYADIHSLNNIVLLIGATGFLILLLMVVAISRSITRPLRSLVGATTEIAKGNLDVALPRIRVNDEVGQLSDSVGAMRMALKEYITNLTETTKAKERIESELKIARNIQMNFLPKRFPPFPDRHEMDVFAVLDSAKHVGGDLYDFFLLDEDHLFFSVGDVSDKGVPAALFMAVTKTLVKGIAEQETDPHNVLARVNNELCRDNDSGMFVTLFCAVLNLRTGLLRYSNAGHNKPILVSENKPPQWLDLPPGLVLGGMEDVPFQTREIRLNPGDLLLAYTDGVTEAMNPELTLYTEGRLLEEVRVRSGTSPKVLVEELLESVRAFSCNAPQSDDITLLALLFIGASENKTNS; from the coding sequence ATGCCCCCCGGTCCTTCCCCCAGCAGAAAACAGCGTCTCTCCTTTCGCCTGGCCCTGTTCATCCTGACCAGCACAACCTTGGTCTTTCTGACCGCCTTCGGCTATAATTATCAGTATTCCAAGAGGTTGGTCCTGAAAAACGTCCAGGAAAACGCCGCAAATTTGACCCGCTCCCTGGTGCATCAATTGGATACAACCCTCAGCGGGGTGGAACGCATCCCTCGTTACCTGGCCTTGCGTCTGGAACGCGACCAATTTTCCGAGACTGAACTGCTGGCCATGCTTCGCGACGTCATTGACGCCCACCAGGACATTTATGGGACAACTATCGCGTTTGAACCGTACGGCATGAACCCGGATGAGCGGTACCATGCCCCGTATGTGTATCGGGACAAAACGGGAAAGCTGGTTTTTACCAGTCTGGGCGGGGAGTCTTACCACTATTTTCGTTGGGAATGGTACAGCAAGCCGCGCCAACTTGGACGTCCTGCATGGAGTGAACCGTATTTTGACGAGGGTGGCGGCAATGTGGTGATGTCCACCTTCTCAGCCCCGTTTTATCGACAAACCGCACAAGGATCCCAGTTTCACGGCGTGGTTACCGCTGATATTTTTCTGGAAGATCTGGTGAAAATAATCTCCGCGGTTTCCTTGTACGAAACCGGCTATGCCTTCCTGATCAGTCGCACCGGACAATTCGTGGCTCATCCAGACCAGCATCGGATCATGCGCGAAAGCGTGTTCAGTGTTGCCGAGGAAATGAATCTGCCTGAACTAAGCCAAATCGGCAGGAAGATGATCCAGGGCAGAGAAGGGTTCGCGGAATTCACCAGCGTACATACCGGCCAGGTATCGCTGCTTACCTTCGCGCCGGTGCCATCCAGCGGTTGGTCAGTCGGGGTGATCATTCCCAAAAACGAGCTGTATGCGGACATTCACTCCCTGAACAATATCGTACTGCTCATCGGTGCGACCGGTTTTTTGATCCTGTTGCTGATGGTGGTGGCCATTTCCCGAAGCATCACCAGACCACTGCGCTCCCTGGTCGGTGCAACCACGGAAATTGCCAAAGGCAATCTGGACGTGGCCCTGCCCAGGATTCGGGTTAACGACGAAGTGGGACAGCTTTCCGATTCCGTGGGAGCCATGCGGATGGCCCTCAAGGAGTACATCACCAACCTGACCGAAACCACCAAGGCCAAGGAACGTATTGAAAGTGAGTTGAAAATAGCCCGCAACATCCAGATGAACTTTTTACCCAAGCGGTTTCCCCCCTTCCCCGACCGCCACGAGATGGATGTGTTCGCGGTTCTGGACTCGGCCAAGCACGTGGGCGGAGATCTCTACGACTTCTTCCTTCTGGATGAAGACCACCTCTTTTTTTCCGTCGGCGACGTCTCGGACAAGGGCGTACCCGCGGCCTTGTTCATGGCCGTAACCAAAACCCTGGTGAAAGGCATTGCGGAACAGGAAACCGATCCGCATAACGTTTTGGCTCGGGTGAACAACGAGCTTTGCCGGGACAACGACTCGGGCATGTTTGTAACCCTCTTTTGCGCGGTTTTGAATCTGCGTACCGGACTGCTGCGCTACTCCAATGCCGGGCACAACAAGCCGATCCTGGTCTCAGAGAATAAGCCGCCCCAATGGCTGGACCTGCCACCCGGGCTGGTTCTGGGGGGCATGGAGGACGTGCCTTTTCAGACCAGGGAAATCCGACTCAACCCCGGTGACCTCTTGTTGGCTTATACGGACGGGGTGACCGAGGCCATGAACCCGGAACTGACACTCTATACCGAGGGTCGCCTGCTTGAAGAAGTTCGGGTGAGAAGTGGCACGTCTCCAAAAGTTTTGGTGGAGGAGCTGCTGGAATCCGTCAGGGCCTTTTCCTGCAACGCTCCCCAATCCGACGACATTACCCTGTTGGCACTCCTGTTCATAGGTGCATCCGAGAACAAAACCAACTCCTAG